The following DNA comes from Excalfactoria chinensis isolate bCotChi1 chromosome 5, bCotChi1.hap2, whole genome shotgun sequence.
CAACAGCAACCACTGGGCAATCCCAGGGCTGTCCATCTGCTTTGGGGACAGCACAGCAACCCCAGCTCCACAgaggaaggctgcagggctgagccgGCCCATGTTCCCTCGTGCAGCCCggtgctggggaaggaggaagtGTGCGATGGCTGCGCGGCCGCTTTCAAAAGCGAAACCCTGCCGTATGaagggctgggatgtggggcagcgcccggccccgctgcaGGGTCACTGCGTGGCGGCACAGCTCGGTGGGCACCGGGGGCTCCCGAGAACACGGCTGTGGGGCCGGGCTCCTGCTGAGGGTGTGGGGATGCAAGGTGCGGGATGGGGATGCCAGCAGGGCTTGGGCATCGCGCCCGCCCCGCTGTGCTGGTGTTGCAGAGCTCCGGCCCTGCCTTGCACTCACCAGAGCACCAACACGGCCTCCCAGCGGGCCGGAGAGGGGCCCGGGAGGCTGCAGCAGCCGcgctgcagggctcagcagggccgggcctccagctctgccagcagcaccaggcgACACTGCGGCCACAGCTCCGCGCCCAGCTGAGGGGCCATGGCAGGAAGGCCTGGCCTGCGCTGCAGGGACGAACGCTGCAAGCCAGGAGGCCGCCATTCCTCCTGGCAGCGGCACACAGCAGTGGCACAGAGCACATGGGCAAGGACAGCCCGTTCCAGGACTTGAACTGAAACCCCAGGGACGGCTGCCCGGCACCTTCCATTGGGAACACACACCAGGGGTGGGAATCCCGACCTCCACCTCTGCAGGTCCTTACAGTGTGTGGTAACAGGCAAGCACAGGAGGTGGCTCAGACCCCTGACCCCAGGTCTCTGGTGTCAGAGGGAGCTCTTCAACATGCGCACTCTTCCCACTGACAACGGAGGTGTCCTCAGAAGGGGAGTTCCTCCCAGCAAGCGCAGGCTGAGAGTCAGCTTACCCAGGTTTGCTTATCAGAACTTGTGAGAAAAGGTGGTGAACGTGTGCGGAGAGACATACGTGTACAGTTatcatctgcatttctgtaactgccttccttttctgccCTCTTTGGTTTGTATCTCCCCCACAAGGTTGTTTACAGCTCTCTCCCCCATGGCACACTGGGGGCAGGGGCGCAGTGAGCGAACGGCCGGGtggtgctcagctgcctgcCGGGTGAAACCACAGCGTGTGGCAGCGTGCCTGCACCTGTGTGCCTGTGGGGACACACGCTCCTTCCTGTCCTTCCACTGCAGCGCAGCAGCCCTGGGAGACATCCCACCGCCTCTCTGTCCGCTTTCAGACTCTTTCTGGTGTTACCCCCGTGCCCACAGGCAATGGGGATGTCTCTGAAATCCTGCTTTGCCCCACAACCCCAAGGGATGGCTGACGGACTCAGGAACAGGAGCCAGGAATGGAAGTGAGTTTCTGAAAAGATTTGGGGTTTAATAAAGAAGTGATGGGaagattcagaaaaataatgtaaaacaaaGCTGATCAGCTGTTGCGTCCCAGCATCAGGAAGGGGAATGGAGcaatttgctgctgttctgtgcacCGAGCAGGGAGAGGCAATGATGCCAAGGCCAGAACCACCCGTCGCAGGGCACACAGGTCCCAGTTCCAGCATTGTCCCCACAGTTTGCTCACAGCGATGTCCCCAGGGTGCTGACACCAACATCGTCGTAGCCCGTGTCCTcggggggctgtgctggggcatCCCCggggtggggagagggagaTGCCTCAGGAACAGCCACAGCATCATCGTAGCCATGCGAGGGGCTGCGCTGCGGCTGGGCAGGGGAGGCTGTAACAGACAGGGAGGGGATGCTGGTAAGGACAAAGTTGGGAAGGGATCTGTGATCTCACCTCTGCATGACTCCCATGTTTGGCTGGGCTCCCACAGAGGGGTGCCCTGTGCCTCTCTGTCCTCACAGTGCACCTCTGTGCCCGTGCCCCTACCTGGGGACACCTGGAGTTCACTCTCCTCTGCACCATCCCCACTGTGATCGGACACCTTTTTCCCTGAGCCCTGGGACAGGGAACCTGGAGGGGAGGAAGTGTGTTGTGGACGTGGCAGGGATGGGAACAGCCCCGGGGGCCAACCGGCTCCCACCTGTGTGGCTGGGCACCTCCTGGTACTCAGGAATCAAGTTGTAGTCAAGCTCCTCATACACAGCCTCGGAGGCAGCATCCTTGCCGTGGCCTGCAAGGCAGCATGCATGGCACCGGtgtccccagtgtccccaaGGTGCTTCCCCATACTTTGGGACCCACAGAGAGGTGCCCACCTTGGCACAGGGCCCGTGTACGGTGTGCCTGCACTGCCAGGGTGGCCAGGGCCAGGCACAGCAGTGTCCCCAGGAGCACGCACAGCACCGTGAGCGATGACACGCTCCttggtgctgctgtctgcagtggGACAGTGCTGTGGgtgagagctgtggggcagtgATGGGAAGGGTGAGGCCTCATGGGGCTCCAATGGCAGCAGTTAGAGGACAGTGAGCACGGGCAGAGCCATTTGCTGAGGCGTCTCTGTCCGGGTGGTTGCTAcctggggctgggctggtgGCCTCACTCCTGTCCCCGGTGTCCTCGTCACATGTGATGTAGGTGATCCCGGTGTCATTGcattcctgcagctgccagggTGCCGAGGGGCAGTGCCAGAGGGAGCGGGCCCCCTCCTCACAACTCACCCAGCTCAGCCACGCGGGGCCTGAGCCCTCTGCAGGGAAGGCTGCCAGACTTCCCCCATGGCCACATCCCAGCTGTCGGCAGACAGCAGCGGCCGTGGCAGGGCTGGTGCCATTGGCGCAAACATGACCCCACGTCCCCTCATGCAGCACCTCCAGGTGCCCACTGCATCTGCTGCTTTCCCCCGTCAGTCGCAGGTCCAGCAGCCCTGCAATGAGGTCAGGGGATCAGTGCACCCTGAGGGTGGTGGGGCTGCTCCCATTACATGGGGATTGTAGCACTCACCTGAGCACACAATGCCTGCACCGCCACCACGCCGGCAGCCACGCTGCACCGGGGGTGGGCAGTGCCAGAGAGCATCCTCTGACCCAGAGCAGCGCCCAGCACCCGGCCACAGCGTGCCAGTGCCAGGCCCAAAGCGCTCGGATCCAGGTGCCTCCAGGGCCCATCCACAGCCCAGCTGGCCGCAGGCAACATTTGCATCCTGCAGGCTCCAGGTGTCCTGGCAGACGGTGCCCCAGGTGCCCTCGCTGTACACTTCCACCCTGCCGGCACAGCGCCTGGGGCTGCCCGCCAGCCTCAGCTGCTTGCTTCCTGTGTGGGAATGTCaggctggggatggggatggcagcATGATGCCTGCGGCCCTTCACAGTGCACTCACCTGAGCAGGCGATGGCCAAACCCGCAGGACTCTTGCTGGGCTCAGTGGCCATCCCTGAGGCGTTacactgtgccagcagctcctcgGTGCCAACGCAGCGCAGCTCCTGTAGCTCCATGGGGCCGGAGCCATTGTCCGGCACAGCATAGATTTTCTCAGGCACACCGCAGCCCAGCTGCCGGCACGCCACAGTGGCAGTGCCGTTGTCCCACAGCCCCACGGACACATGGGCCCAGACTCCAGGGCGCACAGCCACCTCCAGCCGTCCATCGCAGCGGCTCTCCCCACCGTGGAGCTGCAGGGGCTCGGCGACACCTGCAACAGCCTGGCTGTGTCCTGGGGACAGGCAGTGCACCCCACCCGCTGGCAGCTCCCACTTTCC
Coding sequences within:
- the LOC140253321 gene encoding scavenger receptor cysteine-rich type 1 protein M130-like — its product is MAPQLGTELWPQCRLVLLAELEQGLPISPLLVLVHELSLWVMMVPARVLGLLLCVQLCQGSEELRLVDGGGRCAGRVEVNHEGEWGSVCSYNVQWGVEEAGVVCRQLGCGTVAHTSPYSPFGEGKGRIWLHSYLCDGTEATLQDCPHFGWGNHFCGHEWDVGVICSEALELRLADGGGPCEGRVEAKLRGRWGTVFDNDWNMNHAEVVCQQLGCGSAAHTTHTWRNSHEHIPLMLVVIDCKGNEKAIWDCNIQGWGPYNIPIDYNTSVVCQGFSRLVGGDSECSGRLEVRQGQAWVSVCHGHVDLMAAQVVCRELGCGTALALYVTGQFGPAEGSFWDGSFKCNGTEPLLSACAQQPPHNQTCTQPAAIICSPYSRFRLEDGGSDCAGRVEVEARGVWGPLCATAWDLPDAHVLCHHLGCGSAISIPPPGHFGVGRGRLRSDTLSCRGSERHPGECPVEVLGQPACPPGHTAGVSCSGVAEPLQLHGGESRCDGRLEVAVRPGVWAHVSVGLWDNGTATVACRQLGCGVPEKIYAVPDNGSGPMELQELRCVGTEELLAQCNASGMATEPSKSPAGLAIACSGSKQLRLAGSPRRCAGRVEVYSEGTWGTVCQDTWSLQDANVACGQLGCGWALEAPGSERFGPGTGTLWPGAGRCSGSEDALWHCPPPVQRGCRRGGGAGIVCSGLLDLRLTGESSRCSGHLEVLHEGTWGHVCANGTSPATAAAVCRQLGCGHGGSLAAFPAEGSGPAWLSWVSCEEGARSLWHCPSAPWQLQECNDTGITYITCDEDTGDRSEATSPAPALTHSTVPLQTAAPRSVSSLTVLCVLLGTLLCLALATLAVQAHRTRALCQGHGKDAASEAVYEELDYNLIPEYQEVPSHTGSLSQGSGKKVSDHSGDGAEESELQVSPASPAQPQRSPSHGYDDAVAVPEASPSPHPGDAPAQPPEDTGYDDVGVSTLGTSL